The genomic segment CTGCTGCGCCCCGGCCTGCGAGCCGACCTGCTGCGCCGCTCCTTCGTGCTGCGACGATTGCTGCCACAAGTGCTGCAAGGTCAAGCGCTGCCGTCGTCATCGCTGCTGCCGTCCGAAGTGCTGCAAGATGAGCTGCTGCGAGCCGACCTGCTGCGCCCCGGCTTGCGAGCCCAGCTGCTGCGCTCCGGCTTCGTGCTGCAACTAAGCCTGGCGGCCCGCTCGTCGGGCTCGTCAGCTTAAGCTGAAACACTCCCGGCCCTTCGCGCCTCGGTATGGTGCGAAGGGCCGCGGTGTTTTTACCGCGTAGCCCGCCCTCGGCGGCGCCCCTGGCGGCGGATTTATCGCACCAAGGCTTCGAGTTCTGCGGTCGAGCGCGACCAGGCCGAAAGATCGCGCCCCAGCAGTTTGCCGAGCTCGCGGTTGCTCGTGTCGAACTCGGCCAGCAGGCGGTCGAGGGTACCGCGATCGATGCGCAGCTCGTCGGGCTGATGCGCGTTGTGGCGCTCGCGGGCCTCGGGCGGCTCGTGTTGTGGATCGACGCCCAAGAATTCGAACAGCGAACGGCAGAACGCCGCCGGGTCGGCCCGCAGATCGTCGTGCAACAGCATCAGCCGGTCGGACGGCGGGACGTACTCGAAGTAGGGCGGCAGGTCGAGCACGTACTTGCCCCGGCGGACATAGGCAAACGGGCTGACCGACACCCCCGCCACGGCGGCCCGTTGCGATTCCTCGGCCAGCGCGTCGGCCAGCGACAGGGTCTCCAGGCCGTTCTGGCGCGAGAAGCGATAGTTCGAAATCGCGCGTTCGGCCGGGTGCCGCAAGATCATCACGACCTTCATGGCCGGGAACTGCTCTTTCATGCGCCGGGCGGCACCGGGTGATTCGAGATATGACGTCGATTTTTCCCCGACGGCCCGAGCGGTGCCTGTGTCGGCGAACCACTGGGCGAGATACCACGCGCGATCGCGTCCCGGCCGCGGGTCTTCGACGAAATATTTGGGCTCCGGCCACGCGGGCCGCGCCATATAAACCTGCGGATGGCTGGCGAGGATTCGCACGAGCGAGGTGGTACCCGACCGCTGCCCACCGGCAATAACGAAGTTGGGTTCCATCGCGGCGCCGTTAGAGCCTCTTGCGGATGCGATACGACTTCTGCCCCGAGACGTCGTTGACGATACGCACCAGGTACTCGCCGACAGCGGCGAAGATGATGAGCACAATGCCCTGGTAGAACGACATCAGCACGACCAGCGACGGCCAGCCAGGAGTTTGCGTCTTGACGAAGAAGCTGCGAATCAAGAAGAAGGCGCCCAACAGGAAGCTGAACAGCGACGTGGCCAGACCGATGCCACACAAGAGCCGCAGCGGGAAGGACGAGTAGTTGAACACGATCCGCCAAACCAGCCGGGCAATCGTGCTCAGGTTGTAGTTCGAGGTGCCGACCGGCCGGGCGTGATGCGCGACGGGTACGTTGGCAAAGGTCTTGGCCGAGAGCAACACCAGGCCGGGGATGTACGGAAAGGTTGTGTTTACCTGGCACATCGCGTCGACCACTTCGCGGCGCAGGCAGCGAAAGTTGGTCAGCACCAGGGTCTTGGGCTTGTTGAACAGCTTGTAGTTCAACCAGCCGACGAGCTTCGAGCCGAGCAGGCGGAAGGTGCCGTGCATCTTCTGATGAAACTGGCCGAACACGGCGTCGGCGCCCTCGTCGGCCTTGCGGATCAGGTGGATCAACTCCTCCGGCGGGTTCTGGAGATCGTCGTCCATGGTGATCACCCAGTCGCCGCGCGACTGCTGCAGCCCGCAGAACACGGCACTGTGCTGCCCGTAGTTGCGCAGCAGGTCGATGATGACCAGTTCATCGCGGCCCTGCTTGAGGCGTTCGAGCACTTGCCAGCTCTCATCGGGGCTGCCGTCGTTGACGAAGATGTATTCGTGCGAATACGGGTGCTGGGCGAAGAACGCATCGAGCCGTTCGACGAGCTTGGGCAACAGGGGCGCCGAGCGATAGACGGGGATCACGATGGAATAGCGCGGACGCGCGCGGCCATCGGGCGACGGGGCCGGCTCGGCCGCGGCGCTGACGTGGCTTTCGCTCGAGTGCGGCGCCGCGGTCATGACCGAGCGACCGCCTGGCCGGAGGCCAACGTCACAGCCGGGCGCCGCAGGCGAAAAAACTCGCCGATCTGGTGCACGACCTCGGCTTGGTCGGCCGGCGTGATCTCGTAGTAGAAGGGCAGCCTCAACAGGCGCGCGGAGATCGACTCGGTCACCGGTAGTGGACCGGGGTTGCAGCCCAGTTTGCGGCCCATGGGCGAATCGTGCAGCGGGATGTAGTGGAACGTAGCACCAATGTTCTGCGCCTTGAGGTGCGCCATCAGCGCGTTGCGCGTCTCGGCGTCGGCCAGCATCACGTAGAACATGTGATAGTTGCTCTCGCTGTGCGGCGGGCAATAGGGCAACTGCACGAGGCCCTCGGCGGTCAGCGGGGCCAGCTCTTGTCGGTAGAGCAAATCGATTTGGCGGCGGCGTTCGGCGATGGCGTCGAGCATTTCCAACTGGGCATAGAGAAACGCCGATGCGACTTCGCTGGGGACGTACGAGCTGCCGACGTCGACCCAGGTGTATTTGTCGACTTCACCCCGCAGAAATTGCGAGCGGTTCGTGCCCTTGTCGCGAATGATTTCGGCCTTGTGCAGCAAGGCCGGATCATTGATGCACAACGCCCCCCCCTCGCCACAGGTGTAGTTTTTGGTCTCGTGAAAACTGTAGGCGCCCAAGGGGGCCAACGAACCCAGGGCTCGACCGCGATAAAAGGCATGCACGCCTTGCGCCGCGTCTTCGAAACAGTGGACGCCGTGCCGCTGGGCGATCGCGAGGATCTCGTCCATCTCGCAGGCCACGCCGGCATAGTGCACCGGGAGAATCGCCTTGGTCTTCGGCGTGATGGCCGCCTCGATCAACCGCTCGTCGAGATTCAGCGTGTCGGGCCGGATGTCGACGAAGATGGGTTTGGCGCCCAGCCGGACGATCGCGTTGGCGGTGGAGACGAACGTGAACGAGGGCAGGATGACCTCGTCGCCCGGCCCGATATCGCACAGCATCGCGGCCATTTCCAAGGCCGCCGTACAAGAGGGGGTCAGCAGCACCTTGTGGATACCGAATCGCTCCTCGAGAATTCGGCTGCAACTGCGCGTGAAATGGCCGTCGCCGGCAATGTTGCCCAGCGTTACGGCCTGGGCGACGTAGTACAGCTCTTTGCCGGCGATGAACGGCTTATTGAACGGAATGCGTCGCTGCATGAACTATCGCCCCCCATGGGGCGGCAAAGGGAACGAGACGTGCAGGCCAAAAGCAGCCGGCGGCGATCATCCGACGCGGATATAGTCCATAATACTGGACCCGGGGGGACCGACAACGATTTCGCCGCACGGCGGACGTGGACGTGACCGCCCTTTGCGCACAGCCTCATGGTTTCGTCGCTACCTTGCTCCGAACCGTTGCAATCGGCACGTTGTCCTGCTCGTGAGACCGCGCCCAGGCGACGTGCCGGACCGCCGCGAGCAACTCGTCACGCCGCACGACGGCGGGTATGATTTGGGTTTGCGACCGCCCGACAGGCTGCGTTCCGATCGGATGTCGTGAGCCGTATGCCGGCGATCTGCCGCCGCCAGCCTTAATCCCCCCCTCCTGACCCGAGCAACCAGCCCGAGCCCGTTCGATGAGCAATTCCCCCCGCACGATGTTCGAAAAGATTTGGGACGCCCACGTAGTCCACGCGCCGCCGGGGGAACAGACGATTCTGTACATCGACCTGCACCTGGTCCATGAAGTGACCAGCGCCCAGGCATTCGAGGGCCTGCGCATCGCGGGCCGCAAGGTGCGCTGTCCCGAGCGGACGATCGCCACGCCCGATCACAATGTGCCGACCACCGATCGCCGGTTGCCGATCGCCGACCCGATCTCCAAGCAGCAGATCGACACCTTGCGGCGCAATTGCGAAGAATTCGGTATCCGGCTGTACGACATCAACGATCCTCACCAGGGCATCGTGCACGTGATCGGGCCCGAGCTGGGCCGCACACAGCCAGGTATGACGATCGTCTGCGGCGACAGCCATACGGCCACGCACGGGGCCTTCGGCGCGCTGGCTTTTGGCATCGGCACCAGCGAAGTCGAACACGTCCTGGCCACGCAGACGTTGTTGCAGTTCCGGCCCAAGACGTTGGAGTTGCGGATCGACGGGCGGCTCGCCACGGGCGTTACCGCGAAGGATTTGATTCTGTACTTGATCGGTGAATTGACGACCGACGGCGGCACGGGCTATTGCATCGAGTACACCGGCAGCGCCGTCCGCGCGCTGAGCATGGAAGAGCGGATGACGGTCTGCAATATGTCGATCGAGGCCGGCGCCCGGGCCGGGATGATCGCCCCCGACTCGACGACCTTCGACTATTTGCGCGGTCGCCCGTTTGCCCCGCCAGGCGCCGCGTTTGACCGGGCCGTGACGCGTTGGGAGCAACTGCCCAGCGACCCCGGCGCGAAGTACGACAAGTCGCTCGTGTTCCAGGCCAGCAATGTCAGCCCGCAAGTCACCTGGGGCACCAATCCCGGCCAGGTCGCGCCGGTGACCGGCCGTGTGCCCGAGCCGGCAGCGCTCGACGACGACAATGCCCGCAAGGCGGCCGCACAGGCGTTGAATTACATGGGCCTCAAGCCCGGCACGCCCATTACCGACATTCCCATCGATCGCGTGTTCATCGGTTCCTGCACGAACAGCCGGATCGAAGACTTGCGTGCCGCGGCCAAGGTCGTGCGCGGCTACCATGTGGCCGATCGCGTGCACGCGATGGTCGTCCCAGGCAGCGGACCGGTCAAACGGCAGGCCGAAAGTGAGGGCCTCGATCGTGTGTTTACCGAGGCGGGGTTCGAATGGCGCGAGGCCGGCTGCAGCATGTGCCTGGCGATGAACCCGGACGTGCTATCGCCGGGCGAGCGGTGCGCGTCGACGAGTAACCGCAATTTCGAAGGTCGCCAAGGCAAGGACGGCCGCACGCACCTCGTGTCGCCGGCGATGGCTGCGGCGGCGGCGGTGCGGGGCGCGTTTGTCGATATCCGCGACTGGCAGTTCAAGTAAGTTGTTGGCCGTTTTCTCAAGGCACCGAGATTGATGCAACCGTTTACCACGCATACCGGCCTAGTCGTGAGCATGGACCGGGTGAATGTCGACACTGACCAGATCATCCCCAAACAGTTCCTCAAGCGGATCGAGCGGACCGGCTTCGGGCAGTTCTTGTTCTTTGACTGGCGGTTTTTGAACGACGGGCAGCCGAATCCCGAATTCGAGCTCAATCGTCCTGCCGCACAGGGGGCCACGATTCTGGTGGCGCGACGCAATTTCGGCTGCGGTTCGAGCCGCGAACACGCGCCCTGGGCCCTCGAGGATTTTGGCTTTCGCGCGATTCTCGCGCCGTCGTTCGCCGACATCTTCTACAACAACTGTTTCAAGAACGGGCTGCTGCCGATTCGGTTGAGCGAAGTGCAGATCGACGACTTGTTCCGCCGCGCGGCCGCGACGCCGGGTTACAAGCTGACGATCGATCTGGCCAAGGCCACAATCCGCGACGAACAAGGGCTGGAGATCAAATTCGAGATCGATCCCTTCCGCCAGCATTGCCTGCTGAACGGCCTGGATGACATCGGGCTGACGTTGCAGCACGAGGACAAGATCGCCGCCTATGAGGCGCGGCTCAGCACGGCGGGCTGAGCGGATCGACGCGACCACCAGCAGCGGCAAGAGTTGATGATGTCCCACGACGGTACGCCCTGGGTACTCGAAACGACCGACGAGCGTTTCGCCGCCGATTGCATCGAGCGTTCGCACGACGTACCGGTGGTGGTCGACTTTTGGGCCGAGTGGTGCGGGCCGTGCCGGATGCTCGGCCCGACGCTAGCGCAACTGGCCGGCGAATTCGGCGGGCGATTCCTGCTCGTGAAGGCCGAAATGGACGTCAATCAGGGCGCCGCCGCGGGACTGCGCGTCGAAGCGATCCCGGCCGTTTTCGCGCTCCGCGACGGTCAAATTGTCGATCAATTTGTCGGTCTGTTGCCCGAACCGCAATTGCGGGCCTGGATCGAGCGCATTTTGCCGCAACCGGCCGAAGTGCTGGCGAAGGATGCGGCGCAGCTCGAATCGACCGCGCCGCGCGATGCCGAAGCGAAGTACCGAGAGGCGCTGCGGCTCGATGCGAACCTGGCCCCGGCCAAGATTGGCCTCGCGCGTCTCCTCGTGCACACGGGCCAACTCGACGAGGCCGGCCGCTGGATCGCCGATCTAAGGGAACGCGGCTTTCTCGAGCCCGAGGCGGAAGCCGTCGAGGCCGAGTTGGCGCTGCGCGCACATGCCGGCGACAGTGGTGCGGTCGACGCGCTGCGAGCGGTCGTTGTCGCCGAACCCGACAACGGCCAGGCCCGGCTCGATCTGGCCCAGGCGCTGGCGGCCGCGGGCCAGCACGCCGAGGCGCTGGAATTGTGCTTGAGGCTAGTGCAGACCGACCGCAAGACGCACGGCGACCCGGCCCGGGAGACGATGGTCAACATCTTCCACCTGCTGGGCCCGGACCACGAGCTGGTCAGCGAATATCGCCGCCGGCTTTCGGCCGCGTTGTACTAGGGCCGAGCGTCAATTTCAAACGGCCATCGGTCAGCGCCGTTCCCGGCGATCGATCGCGGCGCTGTGCGCGGCTCGCTGACGACATCGTCGTGCGGCAAAGGCGAATCCAGCCAGGCCGGCTCCGAGCAGTGCGAACGACGATGGTTCCGGGACTAGGTCCGTATCGTCGAACCATTTGAAATTCTTCTCCGGCGCTAGCATGTCGGTTCCGCTCCAGGTGAGCGTGAGCTTGCCGTACATGTCGCCCAGATTGCTCGGATCGGTCCAAGGCAACGACTCGACCGCCGACGATGGTGCGGCGCCCGTCGAGATGATGATCGGGATAACGCCCGCGACGCCCGTTCCGCTCAAGGGCGTCGAAGGCGTGCTGCCGTCGTCAAACAGGGAAGGTTGAACGCCGCCGCGCGAGGGGCGCAGATCGATCTCGACCTTCGAGATGTAGACCGCCAGCGGATCGTCGACCACCGGCGAAAAGTTGTCGATCTCCCAAATGGCCGAGGACGTCTCGCCCGAGACGATGAAGCCAAAGTTGGGGTGATAGGGCGTGCTCGCGGTGTGCGTCAGCGGCGTGCCGATCAAGGTCATGGTCACGCTGCCGATCTCCAGGGGCGTGCCGCTGAAGATCGACGAGAAGTGGACCGTCACCAGGCCGCCGGCGAGATCGTCCGCATAGTTGATCGGCTCGATGATCGTCGCCGTAGCGGGAGCGATGAAAACGGCCAAACAGGTTGCGACCGCCAAGGTCGAACGAAGCAGAGCAGCGTGCATGTGCGTGACCCCCAGAAGAGAAGGACGTGTTGTGCCCCACGCACCGTTGGCTCAGAAACGCTTTGAAGATTGGTTCGAGTAAGACTCCGATTTGTGAAATGTCCGAATCCAGCGCGAGATTATCGTTCGCTCGGGGCGGCCCGTCCATCTAATTTTCACCGGCGAGCGCCTCGTCTGACTCCGTACGCACAATGCGCACCATTCCGCTATTTGATTGGCAGCCATCGTTGGAGGCGCTTAGCAGACCGCGGTACGACGGCGAAGCAGACGAGCGGGTAACGTCCGAATTCGGTTGCCAAGGCCCGGCTGCAGTCGTTAGGCAGACCTACGCCAAGATTTCCCGGATGGGGCTACCGAAGTCGATCTCCAGACGCTTACGCCCGGGAACTTCGAGGCGGCGCGGGTCGAGGCCCAATTGGTGCATCACCGTGGCATGGATGTCGGTCACGTAGTGGCGGTTCTCAACGGCGTGGAAGCCCAACTCGTCGGTCGCGCCGTGCACGGTGCCGCCCTGGGTGCCGCCACCGGCCAGCCAGACGCTGAAACCGTAGGGGTGATGATCGCGTCCATCGGAGTTCTGGGCGCCAGGCGTGCGGCCGAACTCGGTGGCCCAAACCACGAGGGTCTCGTCGAGCAGGCCGCGCTGTTTGAGGTCTTCCAGCAAGGCGGCGATCGGTTGATCGACCTGATCGCACAGGGCCGCGTGGCCGTTTTTCAAATTGCTGTGAGCGTCCCAGGCCCCGGCGCCGCCGTTCGAGCCGTGAAAGATCTGTACGAAGCGCACGCCGCGTTCGACCAGCCGCCGGGCGGCAAGGCACTGTTGACCAAAGACGCGGGACTCTTTGCGGTCGAGACCATAAAGCGCTTGGGTCGCGACTGTCTCGCGGTCGAACGACAGTACCTCGGGCACCGACATCTGCATGCGGAACGCCAGCTCATAGGCGCGAATTCGCGCGGCAATCGCCGGATCGTCGGGGTATTCGACGCTGCTCAGTCCGTTGAGCTCGCCAAGCAGCTCAAATTCGGCTTGCTGCTCCTCGCGATAGATGCCCGCCCCGGGCGCTGCAAACGGCAAGGGCCGGGCTGGATCGACTTCGAGATGCACGCCGTTGTGCGCTGGCCCAAGGTATGCGGCACCATGCCCGCCGACGCCGCCGCAACAGTCGGCAATTGGCGTGCCCATGACGACAAATTGCGGCAGGTCGTCGCACAACGAACCGAGTCCGTAGTGAACCCAGGAGCCGATCGTGGGGAACTGGCCCTCGAGCGAGTGCCGGCCGGTGTGGAACTGGAGCTGTGCACCGTGATTGTTGTCGGTCGTCCACATCGAACGGACGATCGCCAGGTCGTCGGCGCGCTGGGCCAGGTGCGGCCACCAATCGCTGATTTCGATCCCGCTTTGCCCGTGCTTCTGGTAGCCGATCTGCAACGGGAACAACTGCGGATGCGGATGATGCAGCCCCGGCACGATCTCGCGCAGGTTCTGCTTGAGGAATGGCGACTGCAACGGATCGACGAACGGGGTCTCGGCGACGGTCTTGCCGGCGTATTGCGTCAGCGCCGGCTTCGGGTCGAAACTCTCCATGTGGCTGGTGCCACCGATCATGAACAGCCAGATCACGCTCTTGGCTCGGGGCTGGAAGTGCGGCTGCCCATCGGGCGGCGACCAGCCCAAGGCGTCGGCCACGTGTTCGGGCGCGGCGGCACGGGCAACACCATCGCGGAACAGCAGCGAGCCCAGCACCAACCCCGTAAGGCCCATGCCGGTGTCAGCCAGGAAGGTGCGGCGATGCATGGTCCCGCGCGCCGGGTGGCAGCCGCAAGCGAATGCGTCTCGAGATGGCCGGAGGGGCATGTCCGTACCTCAGCGAATCGTCACGAAGTCGTTATGGTTCAGCAGGACGTGCACGAGGTCCTCGCGGGCACGTCGCTCGGGCGCGCGTGCCGGGGTGTCGGTCGCATCTGCGAAAGCGGTCAATCGCTCGGGCGCCGCGAGTAGCGCCTGTTGCCGCTCGAGAAACTTGAGGCAAGCCTGCCGTTCGTCGCGGCTGGGCGCGCGAGACAGGGCCGTCTCGAACGCCGCGTCGATGAACTGCTCGGGTGGTTGCGCGGCGAGCGTCGCGGCGATTTGCCGCGCTTGGTTCCGCACAAAGTCGCTGTTGGCCAGCGCCAGGCCTTGTTGGGGGACGATCGATTCGGTGCGGCGGTAGCATTCGGTCATGCTGGCGGCATCGAACAGCTTGAGAAACGTCATCTGCTTCTCGTGCGCGTGTTGAAAATACACGCTGCGCCGCAGGCTGCTCAGACCCTGATCATGCGGCAGATCGGGACCGCCGGGCGACGCGTCGAGCGACCCGGAGATCGCCAGCAGGCTATCGCGCACCACTTCGGCTTCCATGCGCCGCGGATTCATCCGCCACAGCAGGCGATTGTCCGGATCGGCCGCAAGGGACTGCGGCTGTGCATCGCGCGCAGTCGACATGCGGCGATACGCTTCGGCCGTCACGATCAGTCGATGCAAGTGCTTCATGCTCCAGCCATGCTCGACCAATTCAACCGCCAGCCAGTCGAGCAGTTCGGGGTGCGCGGGCAGCGAGCCGTGATGACCGAAATCGAAGACCGATTCGACCAGGGCCGAGCCGAAATGGCGGAGCCAGATGTGGTTCACAGCCACCCGCGCCGTGAGCGGGTTGCGGCCATCGGCAATCCACCGGGCCAGCGCCAAACGCCGGCCCGTGCTCGTCGCCGGATAAACGGCCGTCAAAGGCGTGTAATTGCCGTCGAGCGGCTGCGCCAATGCGTTCCGGGCTGCGGCCAGACGTTCGCTGGCCGCCTTCGCGGCTTCCTCGGCCTTGGCCAGGCTCTGCTTTGCCGATGGGTCGTCGGGCTTCGCCTTGACCTGGTCTTGGGCCGCGTCCACTGCGGCCGTGGCCTGGTTGGCCGCTACTTCGGCGGCAGCGACCGCGGCTTCGCGCTCGCGCTGCTGAGCACTTTTGGCGACTTCGTGAGCGTCGGGCAAAACGGGCGCGCCATACCGAGCGCGGTCTGCGGCCACGCGGGCTTCGAGAGCGGCCAACGCCAACGCCGAAGCCCCGCGTTGTGCGTCATCCGTGGCGGCAGCCACAGCCGCCTGCGCCGCGGCCAGCGTTTCGAGCTGCACGTATGGCTGGTAACCGGGATAGTATGCCGCCACGGGGAGCGGAACAGGCACGATCGCCAGCGACTCAGGGGCCAGCGCCGACGGCAGACCGGGGCTGAGCGATTGCTGTTTATCCGGGTCGGCCTCGTTGCCGCGCACGAATAAGTAGGTCGGCGTGCCGGGATCCGCGTCGTAGGCCCGCGGAATGGCGGCGATCGTCACGTCGGACTGCCCCGGTAGCCGTTCGGCGCGAATCTGGTGCGGCTCGAAACAGGCCCGCAGTCGGTAGTAGTCGGTCTGTGCGATCGGGTCGTATTTGTGATCGTGACACCGCGCACAATTGAACGTCAGTCCTAGAAACGCCTTCGACGTGTGCTCGACGGCGTTGTCCAGCCAGACGTTGCGATTGAAGCGGTACCAATTGCGGGCCAGAAAGCCCGTGGCGCGCAAGGTTTGCTGGTCGAGCGGGGCAATTTCGTCGCCGGCGAGCATTTCGCGGATCATCTGATCGTAACCGCGATCGGCGTTGAGCGACTCGATGATCCAATCGCGCCAATGCCAGATGTGCAACTGGCTGTCACGCACCTCGGCCCCGTAGCCGGCCCAATCGGCATAACGCCAGACGTCCATCCAGTGGCGCCCCCAGCGCTGGCCATAGAGCGGGCTGGCGAGCAGCTCGTCGACCACGCGGCGGTAGGCCTCGTCCGAGGGGTCGGCCAGAAACCGTGACAGCTCGGCGCGCGTAGGAGGCACGCCCACCAGGTCGATGTACACCCGGCGCAACAGCAGCTCGGGCGGGGCGGGCGCAACCGGTTGCACTCCCGCGGCGTGCTGCGCGGCACCGAGGAACAGGTCGATCGGATTGCTCGTCGCGGAAGCGTCGCGGGAAGCGGCGGGCAAGGCGGCCCGGCGCGGCGGGCGGAATGACCAATGATCTTCGGGACGCGGTTGCGGCAGCTCACCGGCTGGCTGTGGTGCGCCGGCCGCGATCCAGTTGCCTACGGCGGCAACTTCCTCGGCCGCTAACGGCTTGCCTTCCAGAGGCATCGTCACCGCGTCGTCCGCCCCGGTGATGGCCCGATAGAGCAGGCTCTGCTCGGGCTGCCCCGGCTCGACGGCCGGGCCGCTGTCGCCGCCGGCGAGGATGCTCGCGGCCGTGTCGAGCCGCAAATTGTTGCGTTGCGAGAGCGCGCCGTGGCAGGCGTAACAGCGCCGCTCGAGAACCGGTTTGACCTCGCGCAAATAAAGCTGGTCCGCCGGTTCGGCCGCCGATGCCCCGGCGCCCAGCAGGCCGGCAAAGGCAAACACCAACGGCAGCGGCAGGCGATTTCCTGG from the Pirellulales bacterium genome contains:
- a CDS encoding sulfotransferase — its product is MEPNFVIAGGQRSGTTSLVRILASHPQVYMARPAWPEPKYFVEDPRPGRDRAWYLAQWFADTGTARAVGEKSTSYLESPGAARRMKEQFPAMKVVMILRHPAERAISNYRFSRQNGLETLSLADALAEESQRAAVAGVSVSPFAYVRRGKYVLDLPPYFEYVPPSDRLMLLHDDLRADPAAFCRSLFEFLGVDPQHEPPEARERHNAHQPDELRIDRGTLDRLLAEFDTSNRELGKLLGRDLSAWSRSTAELEALVR
- a CDS encoding glycosyltransferase family 2 protein; its protein translation is MTAAPHSSESHVSAAAEPAPSPDGRARPRYSIVIPVYRSAPLLPKLVERLDAFFAQHPYSHEYIFVNDGSPDESWQVLERLKQGRDELVIIDLLRNYGQHSAVFCGLQQSRGDWVITMDDDLQNPPEELIHLIRKADEGADAVFGQFHQKMHGTFRLLGSKLVGWLNYKLFNKPKTLVLTNFRCLRREVVDAMCQVNTTFPYIPGLVLLSAKTFANVPVAHHARPVGTSNYNLSTIARLVWRIVFNYSSFPLRLLCGIGLATSLFSFLLGAFFLIRSFFVKTQTPGWPSLVVLMSFYQGIVLIIFAAVGEYLVRIVNDVSGQKSYRIRKRL
- the rffA gene encoding dTDP-4-amino-4,6-dideoxygalactose transaminase is translated as MQRRIPFNKPFIAGKELYYVAQAVTLGNIAGDGHFTRSCSRILEERFGIHKVLLTPSCTAALEMAAMLCDIGPGDEVILPSFTFVSTANAIVRLGAKPIFVDIRPDTLNLDERLIEAAITPKTKAILPVHYAGVACEMDEILAIAQRHGVHCFEDAAQGVHAFYRGRALGSLAPLGAYSFHETKNYTCGEGGALCINDPALLHKAEIIRDKGTNRSQFLRGEVDKYTWVDVGSSYVPSEVASAFLYAQLEMLDAIAERRRQIDLLYRQELAPLTAEGLVQLPYCPPHSESNYHMFYVMLADAETRNALMAHLKAQNIGATFHYIPLHDSPMGRKLGCNPGPLPVTESISARLLRLPFYYEITPADQAEVVHQIGEFFRLRRPAVTLASGQAVARS
- the leuC gene encoding 3-isopropylmalate dehydratase large subunit — its product is MFEKIWDAHVVHAPPGEQTILYIDLHLVHEVTSAQAFEGLRIAGRKVRCPERTIATPDHNVPTTDRRLPIADPISKQQIDTLRRNCEEFGIRLYDINDPHQGIVHVIGPELGRTQPGMTIVCGDSHTATHGAFGALAFGIGTSEVEHVLATQTLLQFRPKTLELRIDGRLATGVTAKDLILYLIGELTTDGGTGYCIEYTGSAVRALSMEERMTVCNMSIEAGARAGMIAPDSTTFDYLRGRPFAPPGAAFDRAVTRWEQLPSDPGAKYDKSLVFQASNVSPQVTWGTNPGQVAPVTGRVPEPAALDDDNARKAAAQALNYMGLKPGTPITDIPIDRVFIGSCTNSRIEDLRAAAKVVRGYHVADRVHAMVVPGSGPVKRQAESEGLDRVFTEAGFEWREAGCSMCLAMNPDVLSPGERCASTSNRNFEGRQGKDGRTHLVSPAMAAAAAVRGAFVDIRDWQFK
- the leuD gene encoding 3-isopropylmalate dehydratase small subunit codes for the protein MQPFTTHTGLVVSMDRVNVDTDQIIPKQFLKRIERTGFGQFLFFDWRFLNDGQPNPEFELNRPAAQGATILVARRNFGCGSSREHAPWALEDFGFRAILAPSFADIFYNNCFKNGLLPIRLSEVQIDDLFRRAAATPGYKLTIDLAKATIRDEQGLEIKFEIDPFRQHCLLNGLDDIGLTLQHEDKIAAYEARLSTAG
- a CDS encoding tetratricopeptide repeat protein, producing MMSHDGTPWVLETTDERFAADCIERSHDVPVVVDFWAEWCGPCRMLGPTLAQLAGEFGGRFLLVKAEMDVNQGAAAGLRVEAIPAVFALRDGQIVDQFVGLLPEPQLRAWIERILPQPAEVLAKDAAQLESTAPRDAEAKYREALRLDANLAPAKIGLARLLVHTGQLDEAGRWIADLRERGFLEPEAEAVEAELALRAHAGDSGAVDALRAVVVAEPDNGQARLDLAQALAAAGQHAEALELCLRLVQTDRKTHGDPARETMVNIFHLLGPDHELVSEYRRRLSAALY
- a CDS encoding PEP-CTERM sorting domain-containing protein, whose amino-acid sequence is MHAALLRSTLAVATCLAVFIAPATATIIEPINYADDLAGGLVTVHFSSIFSGTPLEIGSVTMTLIGTPLTHTASTPYHPNFGFIVSGETSSAIWEIDNFSPVVDDPLAVYISKVEIDLRPSRGGVQPSLFDDGSTPSTPLSGTGVAGVIPIIISTGAAPSSAVESLPWTDPSNLGDMYGKLTLTWSGTDMLAPEKNFKWFDDTDLVPEPSSFALLGAGLAGFAFAARRCRQRAAHSAAIDRRERR
- a CDS encoding DUF1501 domain-containing protein produces the protein MHRRTFLADTGMGLTGLVLGSLLFRDGVARAAAPEHVADALGWSPPDGQPHFQPRAKSVIWLFMIGGTSHMESFDPKPALTQYAGKTVAETPFVDPLQSPFLKQNLREIVPGLHHPHPQLFPLQIGYQKHGQSGIEISDWWPHLAQRADDLAIVRSMWTTDNNHGAQLQFHTGRHSLEGQFPTIGSWVHYGLGSLCDDLPQFVVMGTPIADCCGGVGGHGAAYLGPAHNGVHLEVDPARPLPFAAPGAGIYREEQQAEFELLGELNGLSSVEYPDDPAIAARIRAYELAFRMQMSVPEVLSFDRETVATQALYGLDRKESRVFGQQCLAARRLVERGVRFVQIFHGSNGGAGAWDAHSNLKNGHAALCDQVDQPIAALLEDLKQRGLLDETLVVWATEFGRTPGAQNSDGRDHHPYGFSVWLAGGGTQGGTVHGATDELGFHAVENRHYVTDIHATVMHQLGLDPRRLEVPGRKRLEIDFGSPIREILA